One window of the Euzebya sp. genome contains the following:
- a CDS encoding aconitate hydratase: protein MSTNSFGAKQTLTVDGTDHEIFGLEAVDTDIAALPYSIRVLLENLLRNEDGENITADDVRAVASYDPSVEPSEEILFTPARVLLQDFTGVPAVVDLAVMRDAVADLGGDPGVINPRVPVDLVIDHSIQVDSFAVPDAFRKNAEIEFQRNYERYQFLRWGQTAFDNFRVVPPNTGIVHQVNLEYLGQVVFRNPETGQAYPDSLVGTDSHTPMINGLGVVGWGVGGIEAEAAMLGQPISMLIPQVVGFELTGALAEGATATDMVLTVTQMLREKGVVGKFVEFFGEGVASVPIPDRATLGNMSPEFGSTISIFPIDQRTLDYMRFTGRDDDQIALVEAYAKHQGLWHDPANRPRYTDTLSLDLSTVVPSLAGPTRPQDRVPLTKSKRGLREVLPKWTGEVVEGEEKGSEAELESFPASDAPTPSGQVNGEAPAEVSGSSAGQQDLPDRVRKPSPVSMASGESFDLDHGDVVIAAITSCTNTSNPSVMIGAGLLAKKAVERGLGRKPWVKTSLAPGSKVVMDYYDRAGLTPYLEKLGFHLVGYGCTTCIGNSGPLPPEISKVINDEGIAAVSVLSGNRNFEGRIGPDVKLNYLASPPLVVAYALAGTMDIDLYDEPLGTDGDGNDVFLADIWPTNDEIQAVVQDAVQREQFVERYADVFTGDEQWQSVPVSGGDRFEWSDESTYIQKPTFFDGMGPEPGELSDIEGAKVLVKVGDSVTTDHISPAGAIKKDSPAGAYLLDKGVEVKDFNSYGSRRGNHEVMMRGTFGNIRLRNQMAPGTEGGFTSKDGEVTTIYDAAMSYIDEGTPLVVLAGEEYGTGSSRDWAAKGTILLGVKAVIAKSYERIHRSNLIGMGVLPLQFKAGEGHEELGLTGEEEFSITGITPGDDGRLPREATVRAGDTEFTVDVRLDTPNEQEYYRHGGILHYVLRQLAAQ from the coding sequence GTGAGCACCAACAGCTTCGGCGCGAAGCAGACGCTGACCGTCGACGGCACCGACCACGAGATCTTCGGACTCGAGGCCGTCGACACCGACATCGCGGCGCTGCCGTACTCGATCCGGGTCCTGCTCGAGAACCTCCTGCGCAACGAGGACGGCGAGAACATCACCGCCGACGACGTCCGCGCGGTGGCGTCCTACGACCCCTCGGTCGAGCCGAGCGAGGAGATCCTCTTCACCCCGGCGCGGGTGCTGCTCCAGGACTTCACGGGCGTCCCCGCCGTCGTCGACCTCGCCGTCATGCGCGACGCGGTCGCCGACCTCGGAGGCGACCCGGGCGTGATCAACCCGCGGGTCCCCGTCGACCTCGTGATCGACCACTCCATCCAGGTCGACTCCTTCGCGGTGCCCGACGCGTTCCGGAAGAACGCCGAGATCGAGTTCCAGCGCAACTACGAGCGCTACCAGTTCCTCCGCTGGGGCCAGACCGCGTTCGACAACTTCCGGGTCGTCCCGCCGAACACCGGGATCGTCCACCAGGTCAACCTCGAGTACCTGGGCCAGGTCGTCTTCCGCAACCCCGAGACCGGTCAGGCCTACCCCGACTCCCTCGTCGGGACCGACAGCCACACCCCGATGATCAACGGGCTCGGCGTCGTCGGCTGGGGCGTCGGCGGCATCGAGGCGGAGGCGGCCATGCTGGGCCAGCCCATCAGCATGCTGATCCCCCAGGTCGTCGGCTTCGAGCTGACCGGCGCGCTGGCGGAGGGGGCGACGGCGACCGACATGGTCCTGACCGTCACGCAGATGCTGCGCGAGAAGGGCGTGGTCGGGAAGTTCGTCGAGTTCTTCGGCGAAGGCGTCGCCAGCGTCCCGATCCCCGACCGCGCCACGCTGGGGAACATGAGCCCAGAGTTCGGGTCCACCATCTCGATCTTCCCGATCGACCAGCGGACCCTCGATTACATGCGGTTCACCGGCCGCGACGACGACCAGATCGCCCTGGTCGAGGCGTACGCGAAGCACCAGGGCCTGTGGCACGACCCGGCGAACCGGCCGCGCTACACCGACACCCTCTCCCTGGACCTGTCGACGGTCGTGCCGTCGCTGGCCGGCCCGACCCGCCCCCAGGACCGGGTGCCGCTGACGAAGTCCAAGCGCGGCCTGCGCGAGGTGCTGCCGAAGTGGACCGGCGAGGTCGTCGAGGGGGAGGAGAAGGGCTCGGAGGCGGAGCTCGAGAGCTTCCCCGCCTCCGACGCGCCGACCCCGAGCGGCCAGGTCAACGGCGAGGCCCCCGCAGAGGTGTCCGGGTCGTCCGCCGGCCAGCAGGACCTGCCCGACCGGGTCCGCAAGCCCTCGCCGGTGTCGATGGCCAGCGGAGAGTCCTTCGACCTCGACCACGGTGACGTGGTGATCGCCGCGATCACGTCGTGCACCAACACCTCCAACCCGAGCGTGATGATCGGTGCCGGCCTGCTCGCGAAGAAGGCGGTCGAGCGCGGGCTGGGCCGCAAGCCGTGGGTGAAGACGTCCCTCGCGCCCGGCTCCAAGGTCGTCATGGACTACTACGACCGCGCCGGCCTGACGCCGTACCTCGAGAAGCTCGGCTTCCACCTGGTCGGCTACGGCTGCACCACCTGCATCGGCAACTCCGGCCCGCTGCCCCCCGAGATCTCGAAGGTCATCAACGACGAGGGGATCGCGGCGGTCAGCGTCCTGTCCGGGAACCGGAACTTCGAGGGGCGGATCGGCCCGGACGTCAAGCTGAACTACCTCGCGAGCCCGCCGCTGGTCGTCGCGTACGCCCTCGCCGGGACGATGGACATCGACCTCTACGACGAGCCGCTCGGCACCGACGGCGACGGGAACGACGTCTTCCTGGCCGACATCTGGCCGACGAACGACGAGATCCAGGCGGTCGTGCAGGACGCCGTGCAGCGCGAGCAGTTCGTCGAGCGCTACGCCGACGTGTTCACCGGCGACGAGCAGTGGCAGTCCGTCCCGGTCAGCGGCGGTGACCGCTTCGAGTGGTCCGACGAGTCGACCTACATCCAGAAGCCGACGTTCTTCGACGGGATGGGACCCGAGCCGGGCGAGCTCTCCGACATCGAGGGCGCGAAGGTCCTCGTCAAGGTCGGCGACTCGGTCACCACCGACCACATCTCACCCGCCGGGGCGATCAAGAAGGACTCGCCCGCCGGCGCCTACCTCCTCGACAAGGGCGTCGAGGTCAAGGACTTCAACTCCTACGGCTCCCGTCGCGGGAACCACGAGGTGATGATGCGCGGCACCTTCGGGAACATCCGTCTGCGCAACCAGATGGCACCCGGCACCGAGGGTGGCTTCACCTCGAAGGACGGTGAGGTCACGACCATCTACGACGCCGCGATGTCCTACATCGACGAGGGGACCCCGCTGGTCGTCCTGGCGGGGGAGGAGTACGGCACCGGCTCGTCCCGCGACTGGGCCGCGAAGGGCACGATCCTCCTCGGCGTGAAGGCGGTCATCGCCAAGTCCTACGAGCGCATCCACCGCTCCAACCTGATCGGCATGGGCGTGCTGCCCCTGCAGTTCAAGGCGGGGGAGGGGCACGAGGAGCTCGGCCTTACCGGCGAGGAGGAGTTCTCCATCACCGGCATCACGCCGGGCGATGACGGCCGCCTGCCGCGCGAGGCCACGGTCCGGGCGGGCGACACCGAGTTCACCGTCGACGTCCGCCTCGACACCCCCAACGAGCAGGAGTACTACCGCCACGGCGGCATCCTCCACTACGTCCTCCGCCAGCTGGCCGCCCAGTAG